AAATTTAACCCATCCATCTTTGAAGGACTTTTATCAAATGTTTTACATTGATAGGTTTCGCAACATGTTCGTTCATGCCTACGCTTCTGGCTTTTCCTACATCGGTTGCGAAGGCATTTGCGGTAAGTGCGATGATAGGAACGGTCTTTGCGTCTACCCTGTTAAGCGAACGTATATCCTTTGTCGCATCGTAACCGTTCATAACCGGCATTTGTATATCCATGAGTATTGCCCCGTAATCACCTACGGCTGACGCTTCGAACATTTCGACCGCTCGCTTTCCGTTCTCAACTGAGTCCACTTCTATCCCTTCCATTTGAAGGAGTTCTATTGCTATCTCACGATTCAAATCATTGTCTTCGGCAAGCAGTACTTTCTTATTCGACAGGTCTGCATCATTTTTTTCTTCGTATTCCGAAGATATAAGATTACTGTGAGTACAGAACAGCTGAAGTACATGAAGCATTTTTGATTTAAATAAAGGCTTACTCAAGAATGCGTCCGCTCCCGCTTCAAGGAATTCTTCCTCTATCTCGGAATAATCGTAAGCTGATATTATAATGATGGGAACATCATCCCCCAAATTTTTCCTTATGGCTTTTAATGTTTCAAGTCCGTCCATTTCGGGCATTTTCCAGTCTAATATGACCGCAAAGAAATCGTCTCTTCTTTCATGAGCATTTATGACGCTTAGTATGGCTTCCTGCCCCGAAAGTACCCAGTACCCTCTCATACCCAGTTCATCGAGAAGTGCACTCGCGTTTTCGCATACTATCTGGTCATCATCGACTACCAGTACGGGAAGACCTACGAGCTCTTCATCACACATTTCTTCTTCGTTTTGTATCTCCATTGGAACCGAAACGACAAATTTACTTCCGACACCGAGAGTACTTTGAACTTCTATGATCCCGTTCATCATACGTACGATATTATCCGTTATCGCCATCCCGAGCCCCGTACCCTGTATCTTGCTTATACGAGAATCTTCCGCACGGGAGAAAGGCTCGAATATATGAGGGATAAAATCCTCCGCCATACCTATGCCGTTATCTATGAATATAAATTCATACTGACCTAAATTATCTATCGCAGAAGACAGTTCATTTATCCTGAAAGTGATAGTTCCGCCCTCGGGAGTATATTTTATCGCATTTGACATCAAATTCAAAAGCACCTGCTGAAGCCTGTCACCGTCTGCGATCACTTTTTCATGTCTGACTCTGCCTACACTCATCTTAAGCTGCTGATTTTTCTCTGCCACCAAGGGTTTACAAATATCCGCTACATTTTCCACAAGCTCCGAAAGGTCTATCTTTTCAAGCATTAAATTGATTTTACCGCTTTCGATTTTCGACATATCCAAAACTTCGTTTATAAGACTTAAAAGATGTTTGCTTGATATGTTTATTTTATTTAGACAGTCCCGGACTTTATCCGGCTCATTTGTATTCATCTTAGCAATAGCAGCCATTCCCATTATAGCGTTCATAGGAGTACGTATATCATGGGACATGGAAGATAAGAAATTCGTCTTTGCTTCATTGGCGACTTTCGCCGTTTGATAAGCGTCCTCCAATGCAATACGCTGTCTTTCCTGCTCCATACGTTCCTCTGTCACGTCCATTCCGAGGCTGTAGAAAGAAGGTATCCCGTCCCAGCTGTCTTTTTCGGATACGTAACATAGGGTCATTGTCAGATTCTTGATACTTCCGTCGGAGCGGATAATCCTTATCTCGGTAACGGTGCTGCCATTTGTTTCTTTTAATTCATCCAAAACGGGAATGATTTTTTTATAATCATCGGGATGAACATATCCGCATTTGGATTTTAATTTGGTTTCGAATTCTTCTTCGCTGTAACCTATAAGGTTTAAAAAGTCCGCACCGTACCAAAGGATAGTTTCATAATCCCTTGCATCAAGCCTTACAAAACCTCCGGGAAGGGTCCTTAAGATAACTTCCCTCTCTTTATCTTTCTTTGCAAGCTTATACTCCGTACTGTACATATCATATGAAAGCTCTAGCCTTGCTCTTCTGCCCTCCCAGTTTATGATACGATTTTTTATCATAAACGTACGTTCCAGCACAGGGTTATCGAATTCCCATTCATAAAACTCTTTGTCGTTTATAATATCATTGGTGCAGAAAGGACAAGGGGAAGTCCTTCCCTGTATCACTTCATAACATTTTCTGCCTACCATACTCGAAGCAGGCTGTTTCAATGTCTCACATGCGGTCCTGTTCAAATACAGCAGTTCGTAGTTATCCATATCACTTATATAGATAT
This region of Anaerofustis stercorihominis DSM 17244 genomic DNA includes:
- a CDS encoding response regulator, whose protein sequence is MENQHEFGPWNKNPLNVGGEKDVLSNIMNISILNFKLDQNLTVIWANDDFYKNINYTKKEFESIFGDLYHYYKDYPKDFTVLSGNLLSNYEKGEASVQVTVRLPLKDKGFKWFRITATVTESEEHDVPIVYAVFSDVTDMVDKYKKTAKVCREKANSFEFMMEEYAGNIYISDMDNYELLYLNRTACETLKQPASSMVGRKCYEVIQGRTSPCPFCTNDIINDKEFYEWEFDNPVLERTFMIKNRIINWEGRRARLELSYDMYSTEYKLAKKDKEREVILRTLPGGFVRLDARDYETILWYGADFLNLIGYSEEEFETKLKSKCGYVHPDDYKKIIPVLDELKETNGSTVTEIRIIRSDGSIKNLTMTLCYVSEKDSWDGIPSFYSLGMDVTEERMEQERQRIALEDAYQTAKVANEAKTNFLSSMSHDIRTPMNAIMGMAAIAKMNTNEPDKVRDCLNKINISSKHLLSLINEVLDMSKIESGKINLMLEKIDLSELVENVADICKPLVAEKNQQLKMSVGRVRHEKVIADGDRLQQVLLNLMSNAIKYTPEGGTITFRINELSSAIDNLGQYEFIFIDNGIGMAEDFIPHIFEPFSRAEDSRISKIQGTGLGMAITDNIVRMMNGIIEVQSTLGVGSKFVVSVPMEIQNEEEMCDEELVGLPVLVVDDDQIVCENASALLDELGMRGYWVLSGQEAILSVINAHERRDDFFAVILDWKMPEMDGLETLKAIRKNLGDDVPIIIISAYDYSEIEEEFLEAGADAFLSKPLFKSKMLHVLQLFCTHSNLISSEYEEKNDADLSNKKVLLAEDNDLNREIAIELLQMEGIEVDSVENGKRAVEMFEASAVGDYGAILMDIQMPVMNGYDATKDIRSLNRVDAKTVPIIALTANAFATDVGKARSVGMNEHVAKPINVKHLIKVLQRWMG